One Malania oleifera isolate guangnan ecotype guangnan chromosome 10, ASM2987363v1, whole genome shotgun sequence genomic region harbors:
- the LOC131165510 gene encoding RING-H2 finger protein ATL74-like translates to MVTLHHRPPRLVLLEAEVGAASPPTTGGRTRSSYTNEANFDTNMVIILAALLCALICALGLNSIVRCALRCSRRFTFETPGETAARFAATGLKKSALRQIPVVVYGSSGVNVPATDCAICLGEFVGGEKIRVLPKCRHGFHVRCIDTWLLSHSSCPTCRQSLPENLSASGAGDGDTGIQPTGNAAAGHGEVNLAVEEVS, encoded by the coding sequence ATGGTGACGCTTCACCACCGTCCGCCTCGACTGGTACTCCTCGAAGCCGAAGTGGGTGCAGCGTCGCCGCCCACCACTGGAGGCAGAACGCGCAGCTCCTACACCAACGAGGCCAATTTCGACACCAACATGGTCATCATCCTCGCCGCTTTGCTATGCGCGCTTATATGCGCCCTGGGCTTGAACTCTATCGTGCGCTGTGCTCTCCGCTGCAGCCGCAGGTTCACTTTCGAAACGCCAGGTGAGACGGCCGCGCGGTTCGCGGCGACGGGGCTGAAGAAGAGCGCTCTGCGGCAGATTCCGGTGGTGGTTTACGGTTCGTCGGGGGTTAACGTTCCGGCGACGGATTGCGCGATTTGTCTGGGAGAGTTCGTGGGCGGAGAGAAGATAAGGGTACTGCCCAAGTGTCGGCATGGGTTTCATGTGAGGTGCATAGACACGTGGCTGCTTTCGCACTCATCTTGTCCCACTTGCCGGCAGTCTTTGCCGGAGAATCTATCGGCCTCGGGTGCAGGGGATGGCGACACCGGGATCCAGCCGACGGGGAATGCAGCGGCAGGGCATGGGGAAGTGAATCTAGCAGTAGAGGAGGTGAGTTGA